The following are encoded together in the Glycine soja cultivar W05 chromosome 5, ASM419377v2, whole genome shotgun sequence genome:
- the LOC114412220 gene encoding expansin-like B1, whose protein sequence is MELSFKHQLGLVCVILLFPALCYCQEYTKSRATFYSTSDGYGTPTGACGFGEYGRKMNWYGGRVAGVSGLWRNGAGCGTCYQVRCLVPELCDTNGAYLVATDQGYGDRTDFVMSPRAFLKLGRNEYSSEELKKYGTVDIEYKRVPCTYTGNVLFHIKETSTNPGYFALVILNVNGIHDVTAVELYQMGQWKSLNRNSGAVFDFPNPPSGEIRLRFRVSGMSDWVDPMIVIPSNWQPGNTYATKVQLK, encoded by the exons ATGGAGCTTAGTTTTAAGCACCAACTTGGCCTTGTTTGTGTCATACTGCTCTTTCCTGCACTGTGTTATTGCCAGGAATATACTAAATCCAGGGCAACCTTTTATAGTACCTCTGATGGCTATGGGACTCCAA CCGGAGCTTGTGGCTTTGGTGAATATGGAAGGAAAATGAATTGGTATGGTGGAAGAGTGGCTGGGGTGTCTGGGCTGTGGAGGAATGGAGCTGGCTGTGGCACATGTTATCAG GTGAGATGCCTAGTACCAGAATTATGTGATACCAATGGAGCATACCTGGTGGCAACAGACCAAGGTTATGGAGACAGAACAGACTTCGTCATGAGCCCACGCGCCTTCTTGAAATTGGGACGCAATGAATATTCATCTGAAGAGCTTAAGAAATACGGTACAGTGGATATTGAATACAAAAGGGTTCCATGTACATACACCGGCAATGTCTTGTTCCACATCAAGGAAACTAGCACCAACCCTGGTTACTTTGCTTTGGTCATTCTCAATGTTAATGGCATACACGATGTCACTGCTGTTGAATTGTATCAG ATGGGACAATGGAAGTCACTTAACAGGAACTCTGGAGCAGTGTTTGACTTTCCTAACCCACCGAGTGGCGAAATCCGGTTGAGGTTTAGGGTGAGTGGCATGTCTGATTGGGTGGATCCCATGATTGTCATACCTAGTAACTGGCAACCTGGAAATACTTATGCCACCAAGGTTCAGCTTAAATAG
- the LOC114412221 gene encoding expansin-like B1, whose amino-acid sequence MELSFKHHFGLACVLLLLAALCSSQDSFTDSRATYYGSPDCYGNPRGACGFGEYGRTVNDGSVAGVSRLWRNGSGCGACYQARCKIPQYCDENGAYVVVTDYGEGDRTDFIMSPRAFSRLGGNADASAELFKYGVVDIEYRRVPCSYTGYNVVFKVHEHSRNPDYFAVVVLYVDGTYDVTAVELFQEDCQEWKPMRRAFGAMFDYSSPPRGEIYLRFQVSGRAGLYWVQSKNAISSDWKAGATYDTNVQLN is encoded by the exons ATGGAACTTAGTTTTAAGCACCATTTTGGCCTTGCTTGTGTCTTACTACTTTTAGCTGCTCTGTGTAGCTCACAGGACTCTTTCACTGACTCGAGAGCAACATATTATGGTAGCCCTGATTGCTATGGGAATCCAA GGGGAGCTTGTGGCTTTGGCGAATATGGAAGAACTGTGAATGATGGAAGTGTGGCAGGAGTGTCTAGGCTATGGAGGAATGGAAGTGGCTGTGGTGCATGCTATCAA GCAAGGTGCAAAATACCACAATATTGTGATGAGAATGGAGCATATGTGGTGGTAACAGACTATGGTGAGGGAGATAGAACAGATTTCATCATGAGCCCACGTGCCTTCTCGAGATTGGGAGGCAATGCAGATGCATCTGCAGAGTTGTTCAAATATGGTGTAGTGGATATTGAATACAGAAGGGTCCCCTGCAGTTACACTGGCTATAATGTTGTGTTTAAGGTCCATGAACACAGCAGAAACCCTGACTACTTTGCTGTCGTGGTTCTCTATGTAGATGGAACATACGATGTCACTGCTGTTGAGTTGTTTCAG GAAGATTGCCAagaatggaagccaatgcgcaGGGCCTTTGGGGCAATGTTTGACTATAGCAGCCCACCAAGGGGTGAAATCTACTTGAGGTTCCAAGTGAGTGGCAGGGCAGGGCTTTATTGGGTGCAGTCCAAGAATGCTATTTCTAGTGATTGGAAGGCCGGAGCAACATATGACACCAATGTTCAGcttaattag